A window of the Hordeum vulgare subsp. vulgare chromosome 5H, MorexV3_pseudomolecules_assembly, whole genome shotgun sequence genome harbors these coding sequences:
- the LOC123453086 gene encoding NDR1/HIN1-like protein 1 translates to MSKEQQHRHEHHLRRCCGGLAACLMFLVVAVALTALIVYLALRPAKPSFYLQDLQLRSVSFGDPSLSATAQVTLASRNPNDRVGVLYRRLDVFVTYRDEPVTVPVSLPPAYQGHRDVTIWSPVLSGESVPVAGFVADAMRQDIAAGYVALQVKVDGRVRWKVGSWVSGSYHLFVSCPAVLAAGPGGMPLGGGPNGTSGRAVAALKFGQPTGCTVGT, encoded by the coding sequence ATGAGCAAGGAGCAGCAGCACAGGCACGAGCACCATCTGCGGCGCTGCTGCGGCGGCCTGGCGGCGTGCCTCATGTTCCTGGTCGTCGCCGTCGCGCTCACCGCGCTCATCGTCTACCTCGCGCTCCGCCCCGCCAAACCCTCCTTCTACCTGCAGGACCTGCAGCTTCGCTCCGTCAGCTTCGGGGACCCGTCCCTGTCCGCCACGGCGCAGGTCACGCTCGCCTCCCGCAACCCCAACGACCGCGTCGGCGTCCTCTACCGGCGCCTCGACGTCTTCGTCACCTATCGCGACGAGCCGGTCACGGTTCCGGTCTCGCTGCCGCCGGCGTACCAGGGTCACCGGGACGTCACCATCTGGTCCCCCGTGCTGTCCGGGGAGTCCGTGCCCGTGGCCGGGTTCGTCGCCGACGCCATGAGGCAGGACATCGCCGCCGGGTACGTGGCGCTGCAGGTCAAGGTGGACGGCCGCGTGAGGTGGAAGGTCGGCAGCTGGGTCTCCGGAAGCTACCACCTCTTCGTCAGCTGCCCCGCCGTGCTCGCCGCCGGCCCTGGCGGCATGCCGCTCGGGGGCGGCCCAAACGGCACCTCCGGCCGCGCCGTCGCGGCGCTCAAGTTCGGGCAGCCGACAGGGTGCACCGTGGGCACGTGA
- the LOC123453085 gene encoding Bowman-Birk type proteinase inhibitor PVI-3(2)-like codes for MGRRRSSSALQLLLIFGVLAVVLAALAPLAESGSRHHHHHGHHSHVQNRGHGGEGEQSTSAAAAKARGSAWPCCDSCGGCTKSDSPQCRCMDAAPGGCHPACRDCVKSALAVHPPVYQCMDRVPNFCQRRCSAIAAH; via the exons atgggaagaagaagaagcagctcggCGCTGCAACTGCTGCTGATCTTCGGCGTCCTCGCCGTCGTCCTCGCAGCTCTTGCTCCCCTCGCCGAATCCGGCAGcaggcaccaccaccaccacggccacCACTCTCATGTCCAAAACAGAG GGCACGGAGGAGAGGGAGAGCAATcgacgtcggcggcggcggcgaaggcGAGGGGGAGCGCGTGGCCGTGCTGCGACAGCTGCGGGGGCTGCACCAAGTCGGACTCGCCGCAGTGCCGGTGCATGGACGCGGCGCCCGGCGGGTGCCACCCGGCGTGCCGGGACTGCGTCAAGTCCGCCCTCGCCGTGCACCCGCCCGTGTACCAGTGCATGGACCGCGTCCCCAACTTCTGCCAGCGGCGCTGCAGCGCCATCGCCGCCCACTGA